From one Trueperella pyogenes genomic stretch:
- the hrpB gene encoding ATP-dependent helicase HrpB, with the protein MDKLLTNLPDLPVARGLGAILAATGNIVITAPPGSGKTILVPVAMASQAKTSKVIVVQPRRVAARAAARRIAYLIGEQVGGQVGYRVRGETRPGARIEMVTPGVMLRMMHRDPELAGVGVVIIDEIHERDLDTDLATAFALDIQETLRPDLRIVAMSATLEAARFGELLGGQVVDIPGAIHPVDVQERLGPLALTDVGYGVTVSRDFLTHVARVVQDAVVSRPDVGSVLVFVPGAGEIDKMRALLAGSPLPVMALHGSMPAREQDRVLAGGQDRIIVATSLAESSLTVPGVRTVVDSGLAREPRFDPRTGISGLVTVHASRARMDQRAGRAGREGPGRAWRCLGYARAVEFSEPEILVGDVTGASLQAAAWGNPKMAGLRLLDFPKPAAAQAAERTLVAINAVVGEPGGGLNGESAALAGAAHLAPGTATPHGRALATFPLAPQLGHALIAGASVVGQRRAAEIVALLSLDSRAPGADLAAHLRAARSDRDWVRETTRLMTLLADARTTGANPARAFAGGVDDALGVVVTMAYPMWVARRRGKGYLLANGAGAVLPAGSPLEGQEWLAVAELGEAQGRADAMIRAAVPVAQEDALAYGPEMTERVETAVTGMNVKGTRVRALGAIELSCGPVTLTPEQVAQARVREIARIGVGKLGWTEAATALRVRMAFLHVAAGEPWPDVSDEALAARADEWLTPLLRAGRPDLLAGLRALLPWPEAARLDELAPERITTPTGSARVDYSSGKPTVRLKLQECFGWIDTPRLAGVPVTLELLSPAQRPLAITEDLASFWAGPYRQVRAQMRGRYPRHPWPEDPLTAEPTRRAKH; encoded by the coding sequence GTGGACAAGCTACTTACAAACCTCCCGGATCTGCCAGTTGCGCGCGGGCTAGGGGCGATCCTGGCCGCGACAGGCAACATCGTCATCACTGCGCCGCCCGGTTCTGGCAAGACGATTCTTGTGCCAGTGGCGATGGCCAGCCAAGCAAAAACTAGCAAAGTTATTGTTGTTCAGCCGCGGCGAGTGGCGGCGCGGGCGGCGGCACGCAGGATCGCATACCTGATCGGCGAGCAGGTTGGCGGGCAGGTCGGCTATCGGGTGCGCGGCGAAACGAGGCCAGGTGCCCGCATCGAGATGGTGACCCCCGGTGTGATGCTCCGAATGATGCACCGCGATCCGGAGCTGGCCGGGGTCGGCGTCGTCATCATCGACGAGATCCACGAACGCGACCTCGACACCGATCTGGCGACGGCCTTTGCGCTCGACATTCAGGAGACGCTGCGGCCAGACCTGCGGATCGTCGCCATGTCCGCAACCCTTGAGGCGGCGCGCTTCGGCGAACTTCTTGGCGGGCAGGTCGTGGACATTCCGGGCGCGATCCACCCGGTGGACGTGCAGGAGCGACTCGGTCCGCTCGCCTTGACCGACGTCGGATACGGGGTCACCGTGAGCCGTGACTTCCTCACGCACGTGGCTCGCGTAGTACAAGATGCAGTGGTGAGCCGACCCGATGTCGGATCCGTACTCGTGTTCGTGCCGGGCGCAGGCGAGATCGACAAGATGCGCGCATTGTTGGCGGGTTCGCCGTTGCCGGTGATGGCGCTGCACGGGTCGATGCCGGCGCGCGAACAGGACCGCGTGCTCGCCGGTGGGCAAGATCGGATTATCGTGGCGACGTCGCTCGCGGAGTCTTCCTTGACCGTGCCAGGTGTGCGGACCGTGGTCGATTCGGGGCTCGCGCGCGAGCCGCGCTTCGACCCCCGGACGGGGATATCTGGGCTGGTCACCGTCCATGCGTCGCGGGCGCGGATGGATCAGCGCGCTGGGCGAGCCGGGCGCGAAGGACCTGGACGCGCGTGGCGCTGCCTGGGCTATGCGCGCGCAGTGGAGTTCTCCGAACCCGAGATCCTCGTAGGCGACGTGACCGGCGCGAGCTTGCAGGCCGCCGCGTGGGGCAACCCCAAAATGGCCGGATTGCGCCTACTCGATTTCCCTAAACCTGCGGCCGCGCAGGCGGCAGAGCGGACGCTCGTGGCGATCAACGCCGTGGTTGGCGAGCCGGGTGGCGGGTTGAACGGTGAGTCAGCTGCGCTGGCTGGCGCGGCTCATCTCGCGCCGGGAACAGCTACTCCGCACGGGCGAGCCCTCGCCACATTCCCACTTGCGCCCCAGCTTGGGCACGCCCTCATCGCGGGCGCGAGCGTCGTCGGGCAACGGCGAGCCGCCGAGATCGTCGCCCTACTCTCCCTCGATTCCCGAGCACCGGGTGCAGACCTCGCCGCGCACCTGCGTGCCGCCCGGTCCGATCGAGACTGGGTTCGGGAGACAACACGACTCATGACGCTGCTCGCCGACGCGCGGACGACCGGCGCCAATCCCGCACGGGCGTTCGCCGGAGGTGTGGACGACGCGCTCGGCGTCGTCGTGACGATGGCATACCCGATGTGGGTGGCGCGGCGGCGCGGCAAGGGATACCTGCTGGCGAACGGTGCGGGAGCGGTGTTGCCGGCGGGCTCGCCGCTGGAAGGCCAGGAGTGGCTGGCCGTGGCGGAACTGGGCGAGGCGCAGGGGCGGGCAGACGCGATGATCCGGGCGGCGGTGCCAGTGGCGCAGGAGGATGCGCTCGCGTACGGGCCGGAGATGACCGAGCGGGTCGAGACGGCGGTGACCGGCATGAACGTCAAGGGAACGCGGGTGCGGGCCCTGGGGGCGATTGAGCTGAGCTGCGGGCCAGTCACGCTGACGCCCGAGCAGGTGGCGCAGGCGCGGGTGCGGGAGATAGCGCGGATCGGCGTCGGGAAGCTGGGGTGGACCGAGGCGGCGACGGCGCTGCGTGTGCGGATGGCGTTTCTACACGTAGCGGCGGGGGAGCCGTGGCCGGACGTGTCGGACGAAGCGCTGGCGGCTCGCGCGGACGAATGGTTGACGCCACTGCTCAGAGCTGGGCGGCCGGATCTGCTGGCCGGACTGCGGGCGTTGCTGCCCTGGCCGGAGGCGGCGCGGCTAGACGAGCTTGCGCCAGAGCGCATCACGACGCCGACCGGCAGCGCGCGTGTGGACTATTCCTCAGGCAAACCGACCGTGCGCCTGAAACTGCAGGAGTGTTTCGGGTGGATCGACACGCCGCGGCTGGCCGGAGTGCCGGTGACGCTCGAGTTGCTTTCGCCTGCGCAACGGCCGCTGGCAATCACCGAGGATCTGGCGTCGTTCTGGGCAGGACCCTATCGCCAGGTGCGGGCGCAAATGCGCGGGCGCTACCCGCGCCACCCCTGGCCGGAAGACCCGCTGACCGCGGAGCCGACGCGGCGGGCTAAACACTGA
- a CDS encoding nitroreductase yields the protein MDFSEVLRSRVSVRAYLDKPVEPDVLAAVLDDARHCPSWSNARGYLLALAQGERLTRLKEAYVEAWTQSLSGDFPPTDFNTRMRYPGELRDRQVANGKRYYAHLGVARGDREAQNAWQRRNLEFFDAPVVGFVFVHRQMLPFSAQDAGIMLQTLMLSATAHGLGTVGLGTLTTWRHPVDTEFEIPEDYALITGFALGYPDPDAHINAFRAEHPQISMARPLVTEPGTE from the coding sequence ATGGATTTTTCTGAAGTATTGCGCTCAAGAGTCAGTGTTCGCGCCTATCTGGACAAGCCGGTGGAGCCGGATGTTTTGGCTGCGGTGCTAGACGATGCCAGGCATTGCCCGTCGTGGTCTAACGCGCGGGGTTATCTCCTTGCGCTGGCACAGGGGGAGCGTTTGACGCGTCTCAAAGAGGCCTATGTGGAGGCATGGACGCAGTCGTTGTCGGGTGATTTTCCGCCTACCGATTTTAATACTCGCATGCGCTATCCCGGAGAGTTGCGTGATCGGCAGGTTGCCAACGGTAAGCGCTACTATGCACACCTTGGAGTCGCCCGCGGTGACCGCGAGGCCCAGAACGCTTGGCAGCGGCGAAATCTTGAGTTCTTTGATGCCCCGGTTGTTGGTTTTGTTTTCGTGCATCGCCAGATGCTGCCTTTTTCGGCCCAGGATGCGGGAATTATGCTCCAGACCCTCATGCTTTCCGCCACCGCCCACGGGCTAGGAACAGTAGGCTTGGGTACTCTGACGACGTGGCGTCACCCTGTCGATACCGAGTTTGAGATTCCGGAAGATTACGCTCTGATTACTGGCTTCGCGTTGGGTTACCCGGATCCCGATGCGCATATTAACGCCTTCCGTGCGGAGCATCCGCAGATTTCGATGGCTCGCCCGCTCGTTACAGAACCAGGCACCGAATGA
- a CDS encoding O-acetyl-ADP-ribose deacetylase, which yields MRAIHADITTLPVDAVVNAANSTLLGGGGVDGAIHRAAGPELLEACREIRRVDYPRGLPVGEAVITPGFRLPAAYVIHTVGPNWHRGQRDPRLLASAFRSCAELATRQGLTTLAYPAISAGAYGWDMAEVARIATVELASFPHLDITFALASDAVRQVWADQIRLVERG from the coding sequence ATGAGGGCCATTCACGCTGATATTACGACCCTCCCTGTCGACGCCGTCGTCAACGCCGCGAACTCCACCCTGCTCGGTGGCGGTGGTGTGGATGGCGCGATTCATCGGGCGGCTGGGCCGGAGCTTCTTGAAGCGTGTCGAGAGATTCGGCGTGTCGATTATCCTCGGGGTCTGCCCGTCGGGGAGGCGGTAATCACGCCTGGGTTTCGTCTTCCTGCAGCTTATGTGATTCACACAGTGGGGCCGAACTGGCATCGGGGGCAGAGGGATCCGCGCCTGTTGGCCAGCGCGTTTCGCTCTTGTGCAGAGTTGGCGACGCGGCAGGGTTTGACGACGCTCGCCTACCCGGCGATTTCGGCTGGTGCTTATGGTTGGGATATGGCTGAGGTTGCCCGGATCGCGACGGTCGAGCTTGCCAGCTTTCCTCACCTCGACATCACTTTCGCCCTGGCGAGCGACGCGGTCCGCCAGGTGTGGGCCGATCAAATACGGCTCGTGGAGCGTGGTTGA
- a CDS encoding RNA-binding domain-containing protein, whose product MENTSPSQELSAMSLPEVVSSALRAIVEQGMTADSQESQVLDFKEDPATAALGSMNPDSKLIEVLLKAVICMANGNDGDSFVVLGVKDKIAGVAALAGTERDAEWLRGKVYSGTRPGLDVGVEEFYVQGKRLLLIRIPRPLRVYSRTKGESWYREGSNCLVMTEEKRSRLDWERRNPDFTAKPANAGEADLDSGALEHAHQLLAAKRAAMGSMDMPDTNQGLVRELGLVDSNEKLLLAGEILLARPAGGKVAVRHLYYPFPGAEPRVRELNSSLVSLFGEVQLLIDSHASQEVARVDLGQGQEVPIPAFPRQAVDEVVSNALLHRDWVAAGAIVIKQTPRTLTVISPGGFPPSVSESNLLTTRSVPRNPTLMDAVRRLGLAEESSRGFDRMWVSMLASGRRAPVVKVSEFDVSVTLDAGNPDLQFVQGLATMAEAGVDIRQSVNALIVLRYLVDYPGVDWKVLTEKLQTNDLETRENVDWLVGNGIIEKVGDRFDEWTLTPKLRKLFNATNMGATRSEAEKWIRQHLAEGAALTAREISNQLNISTADVTKLLRGLRAEGVAMIDAEGPQRGSNTRWVARTRN is encoded by the coding sequence ATGGAAAACACATCTCCTTCCCAAGAACTGTCTGCGATGAGCCTCCCTGAGGTAGTGAGCTCGGCGCTACGCGCGATTGTGGAACAGGGTATGACCGCGGATTCCCAAGAAAGCCAGGTTCTTGATTTTAAAGAAGATCCTGCAACAGCTGCATTGGGAAGCATGAACCCCGATAGCAAGCTCATCGAAGTCTTGCTGAAAGCCGTGATTTGCATGGCTAACGGTAACGACGGCGATTCCTTTGTTGTGCTCGGAGTTAAAGACAAGATTGCAGGTGTGGCCGCTCTTGCAGGCACAGAGCGAGATGCTGAGTGGCTAAGAGGGAAGGTCTATTCAGGGACAAGGCCAGGGCTCGACGTCGGCGTCGAGGAATTTTATGTCCAGGGAAAGAGGCTGTTGCTCATTCGGATTCCACGACCCTTGCGTGTCTACTCTCGTACGAAAGGTGAGTCTTGGTATCGGGAAGGTTCCAACTGTCTCGTTATGACGGAGGAGAAACGTAGCAGGTTGGATTGGGAACGGCGCAACCCGGATTTCACTGCCAAGCCGGCGAATGCTGGGGAGGCGGACCTCGATTCAGGTGCTCTCGAACATGCGCACCAATTGCTCGCTGCAAAGAGAGCTGCGATGGGCTCAATGGATATGCCAGACACCAACCAAGGTCTCGTTCGGGAACTTGGCTTGGTTGATAGTAACGAGAAGTTGTTACTTGCTGGGGAAATTCTTCTTGCTCGTCCTGCTGGTGGCAAGGTGGCTGTCCGACATTTGTACTACCCATTTCCTGGAGCCGAGCCACGAGTGCGAGAGCTCAACAGTTCCTTAGTGAGCTTATTCGGGGAAGTTCAGCTGTTGATTGATTCGCATGCAAGCCAGGAGGTTGCGCGTGTAGACCTTGGTCAGGGGCAGGAAGTGCCGATTCCGGCCTTTCCTCGGCAGGCGGTTGATGAGGTTGTCTCCAATGCTCTCCTACATCGGGATTGGGTAGCGGCCGGTGCGATCGTTATCAAACAAACTCCACGGACACTGACCGTGATTTCTCCGGGTGGATTTCCTCCTTCGGTAAGTGAGTCGAATTTGTTGACGACTCGGTCTGTTCCACGCAATCCGACACTCATGGATGCAGTGAGGCGATTAGGGTTGGCGGAAGAATCGTCGCGTGGCTTCGATCGAATGTGGGTGTCGATGTTAGCAAGTGGCAGGCGGGCGCCTGTTGTTAAAGTGTCGGAGTTTGATGTATCTGTCACGTTGGACGCAGGTAATCCTGATTTGCAATTTGTGCAGGGTCTTGCGACGATGGCGGAAGCCGGCGTCGATATCCGTCAATCCGTTAACGCCCTCATCGTCCTTCGGTATCTGGTCGACTATCCGGGGGTTGACTGGAAAGTATTAACTGAGAAGCTGCAGACCAACGACCTTGAGACTCGTGAGAACGTTGATTGGTTGGTGGGTAACGGGATTATCGAGAAAGTCGGTGATCGCTTCGACGAGTGGACGTTGACGCCAAAGCTGCGCAAGCTCTTTAATGCAACGAACATGGGTGCTACCAGGAGTGAGGCCGAAAAATGGATCCGCCAGCATTTGGCCGAGGGTGCAGCACTTACTGCACGCGAGATTTCGAACCAACTGAATATTTCCACCGCTGATGTCACGAAACTCCTTAGAGGCCTGCGCGCCGAAGGTGTGGCGATGATTGACGCCGAAGGCCCGCAACGCGGATCGAATACTCGTTGGGTTGCCCGAACAAGGAATTGA
- a CDS encoding transposase-like zinc-binding domain-containing protein: MKPLSSRARSCPLCSQSMKKNGKNSSGTQRWYCPKCRWKRHRPIHDPVFSPYLGRKACAPAFPFVLGMGDASAIYEIPSLRKPKRHSGDAATSSFSRGQVVSKLFKQLRNNSPPAEILPTARKPH; this comes from the coding sequence GTGAAACCCCTTAGTTCCCGCGCCCGTAGCTGTCCGTTATGTAGTCAATCGATGAAGAAAAACGGCAAAAATTCCTCTGGCACACAACGCTGGTATTGCCCAAAGTGCCGATGGAAAAGACATCGCCCCATCCACGATCCAGTGTTCTCTCCTTACCTCGGCAGGAAGGCTTGTGCTCCCGCGTTCCCCTTCGTGTTGGGGATGGGTGACGCCTCGGCGATCTACGAGATTCCGTCTCTGCGAAAGCCAAAACGCCACTCCGGAGACGCCGCGACCTCAAGTTTTTCGAGAGGGCAAGTTGTTTCAAAGTTGTTTAAACAACTTCGCAACAACTCGCCGCCCGCCGAAATCCTTCCAACAGCTAGAAAACCGCATTAA
- a CDS encoding lipocalin family protein, whose translation MTERVVHSVQHLDLEKYLGLWYEIARLPLKWEDVHATNITAHYSLKENGKIRVDNRSFDNDGAPGQAIAEATPVDGEPGQLTVNFLPKYIRWIPFTSGDYWVLKIDADYQVALVGTPNHENLWVLAREPQIAEETLAEYLAEARAQGFQLDKLIRPVHDGRVVTDDLVEDADRD comes from the coding sequence ATGACGGAACGCGTCGTACACTCAGTACAACACCTCGATCTCGAAAAGTACCTCGGCCTGTGGTACGAAATCGCACGGCTACCCCTCAAATGGGAGGACGTCCATGCCACCAACATCACGGCTCACTACTCGCTCAAAGAGAATGGCAAGATCCGCGTCGACAACCGGTCCTTCGACAACGACGGCGCACCCGGACAGGCAATTGCCGAAGCCACACCTGTCGACGGCGAGCCCGGCCAGCTCACCGTGAACTTCCTACCCAAATATATCCGCTGGATCCCGTTCACCTCCGGCGACTATTGGGTGCTAAAGATCGACGCCGATTACCAGGTCGCGCTCGTCGGCACACCCAACCACGAAAATCTCTGGGTGCTCGCCCGCGAGCCACAGATCGCCGAGGAGACCCTGGCCGAATACCTCGCTGAGGCGCGGGCGCAAGGCTTCCAGCTCGATAAGCTGATCCGCCCGGTTCACGACGGCCGCGTGGTCACCGACGACCTCGTCGAGGATGCCGACCGCGACTAG
- a CDS encoding methyltransferase domain-containing protein, with product MRLPLPVRVTDHEPLLDCSYFDAGLCRSCTLLKTPQDTQLAGKQALAESLLAPFAGRADVWEAPWASSRVAFRNKVKLVVTGTATKPNLGIIGPGGRGQDLRDCPLPTPGIQLATPALAQFIAECGFRPYDHMSDRGVLKFVIVTESPTGELMIRFVARRRGVRGMLFKMLGRLRELVPAARVVSLNVQPERKAVLEGSEEIPISAQSTLPMTLDVSGQPLTLNLRPQSFFQTNTDAAQVLYSRAVEWVHDVVGSSSRRSGSLRGAAKPVTAWDLYCGVGGFGLALAGAGMRVIGVEAQEQAVGAARKSVEEMRAAGLDVEADFVAADATEWARAESSRQGAGLGVMRAGGLGAGPDVVVVNPPRRGIGRDLAQWIAGSGVDTVLYSSCNARSMAADLAAMRDFEVVKAQVVDMFAHTEHFETVALLKRARG from the coding sequence ATGCGCCTGCCCCTGCCCGTCCGCGTCACGGACCACGAACCCCTCCTCGACTGCAGCTATTTTGACGCCGGACTATGCCGATCCTGCACCCTCCTCAAAACACCACAGGACACTCAGCTCGCGGGCAAGCAGGCACTCGCGGAGTCCCTTCTCGCGCCGTTCGCAGGCCGCGCGGATGTGTGGGAGGCGCCCTGGGCGTCGTCGCGGGTAGCATTCCGCAACAAGGTTAAGCTGGTGGTCACGGGCACGGCGACGAAACCGAACCTAGGAATCATTGGGCCAGGTGGGCGTGGGCAGGATCTGCGCGACTGCCCGCTGCCTACGCCAGGCATCCAGCTAGCCACTCCCGCGCTCGCCCAGTTCATCGCCGAATGTGGATTCAGGCCCTATGACCACATGAGCGACCGGGGCGTGCTGAAATTTGTGATCGTCACCGAGTCGCCGACGGGCGAGCTGATGATCCGGTTCGTTGCGCGGCGTCGCGGAGTGCGCGGGATGCTCTTCAAGATGCTCGGCCGCCTGCGGGAACTTGTGCCCGCCGCACGAGTGGTGTCGCTGAATGTGCAGCCGGAACGCAAGGCCGTGCTCGAGGGCTCGGAGGAGATCCCTATCTCGGCGCAGAGCACACTGCCCATGACCCTCGACGTCAGCGGCCAACCCCTCACCTTGAACCTGCGCCCGCAGTCCTTCTTTCAAACCAACACTGACGCCGCCCAAGTGCTCTATTCGCGCGCGGTTGAGTGGGTTCACGACGTCGTTGGGTCAAGCTCTCGCAGGAGTGGCAGTTTGCGCGGGGCGGCTAAGCCGGTGACCGCGTGGGATCTGTATTGCGGCGTTGGCGGATTTGGGTTGGCGCTCGCGGGCGCGGGCATGCGGGTGATCGGCGTGGAGGCGCAGGAACAGGCGGTGGGAGCTGCCCGGAAGTCTGTGGAGGAGATGCGCGCAGCCGGCTTGGATGTGGAGGCTGATTTCGTCGCCGCTGATGCGACCGAATGGGCGCGCGCGGAAAGTTCGCGGCAGGGCGCTGGTCTGGGCGTTATGCGGGCCGGAGGGCTGGGCGCGGGGCCGGACGTCGTCGTCGTGAATCCGCCTAGGCGCGGTATTGGGCGGGATTTGGCGCAGTGGATAGCGGGATCGGGTGTGGATACGGTGCTGTATTCCTCGTGCAATGCGCGGTCTATGGCGGCAGACTTGGCGGCAATGCGTGACTTTGAGGTGGTCAAAGCGCAGGTAGTGGACATGTTTGCGCATACGGAGCACTTTGAGACGGTGGCGTTGCTCAAGCGTGCGCGCGGGTAG